The genomic region AATAGCGTCTGTTACGAGATATCTCGCAGAAATAGCGGAGAATTGTGCTCCTGCCAGAAGCCTCTTTGAAAAAGGGGCCCGGTTACTCGCCGCGCTGGCTCTTGAGGCTGCAAAGTGGACTGGGCTGCAAAACGTCTATGTGACGGGGTCCATGTTTAGAAGCAACGTGTTTATGAGTACTTTTCGCAACGTGCTCGAAGCCAGAGGGATATCGGTACACGAGAATATTGTTTATGCGGTGCTCGGCGCTGTGTATGAGGCTTTGAGGCTAGCCGGCGACCCAGAACCAGATAAGGCGTTCTCCAATGAGCTTTACACTGCCGCGAGAAATCTTTACGAGTAACAAATACAGCTATTGCTCGTGATGTTAGCCGTATAGCTCAGGGCGTCTAAGACGCAGCAATGGGAGCATTCTGCGCGCCTCCTCTAGCTCTTCCTTGGAGAGCTCTGCCGCAATGACTTTCTCTCCAGGGCCAGCATCAAGCCTTATCACGCCATAAGGGTCTGCCACGAGGCTCCTACCGGTAAAGTTGTCGCCGTAGAGCACAGGGACTACAACGAACAACGTGTTTTCATGAGCACGCGCCGCGGCTAATAATCGAATCTGGTCCTCCTTTACTGGGCCACGATACCACCCAGCAGGAACCACTACTACGTCTGCACCGCGAAGCGCCAGCGACCGAAAGATCTCAGGGAATCGTATCTCAAAGCATATCGCCACGCCTAGCCTGTACCCATTTACGTCTATAATCCTGCTTAGCTCGTTGCCCGGTTCAAAGAGGTCGCTCTCACGGTACCCGAGTATGTCGAACATATGGGTTTTTCTGTAAACTAGTAACTGTTCACCACTGGGAGACACTAGTACAGCCGTGTTGAAGGCTTTCCTATAGCCGGGTCTCCGCTCGAACATCGTATACAATATGTAGAAGCCGTTCCTCTCAGCGTGTTCGGCAAAGAATCTTGACCAGGGCCCATCTAGTGGCTCAGCTTCATTGACTATATCCTCGGCACGTAGACCCGTAGGGTCAAACATAGAGTACTCAGGCAAGACAACGATGTCAGGCTTATGCTTTGCCGCCTTCTCTAACAACTTGCTAATCTTTCTAGCAGACTCCTCCTTGGACCTCGATGCAGCTAGCTGCACGAGCACCAGTCGGAGCGAGTCCATATCTCCTCCCTCACTCTACGAACAAGAAGAAAAGGTCTCATAGCCTAGACTTTATGACCAGGTAGGCTCCCATTATAAAGTAGTACAGCGCTGCTATTATGTATAGTGAGCGGGCCTTCAGTCTCACGAGTACACGCGACGAGACCGTTGCCCCAGTATAGGTTCCTACCAGTAGAAGCACAGCAAGAAGCCAATCAACATTACCTGTAGCTACATGGCCTAGCAGGCCCGCCAAGGCCGTTATACCTACCATGAGCTTGCTCGTGGATACTGCAACGTGTATCGGGAGACCAAGAACGAGGACAAGTATTGGAACCTTTATCACTCCGCCGCCTATGCCGAGCATAGCTGAAAACATTCCGGCCGCGAAGCTCGCTGAGAGAGCAGCTGCTAGCCGGCCAAGCTTGTCCCTTAAGCTAATCGGCGTATAGCCTCCTGGACCCTTCTCCCTTCTTGCGACAACCCTTTGCCTCACGAGGAACAATATGCCGGAAAGTACGAGCACGAAGCCAAGTATTGCTATTAGCTCCTTGTTGCTAAGCTTCCCGAATACAGCTACGCCCGTCAACGCGCCCGTCGTTGAAGCTAATTCCAATATAACTGCTAGCCTGTAGTCAACAAGACCCCTGCCAAGGAGGTATCGGAGCCCGCCAGCACTTGTGCCAAGTATTGCGAAGAGACTAGCAGGCACAACCCTCTTGATGTCGAAGCCTAGGAGCGTTA from Pyrofollis japonicus harbors:
- a CDS encoding carbon-nitrogen hydrolase family protein; its protein translation is MDSLRLVLVQLAASRSKEESARKISKLLEKAAKHKPDIVVLPEYSMFDPTGLRAEDIVNEAEPLDGPWSRFFAEHAERNGFYILYTMFERRPGYRKAFNTAVLVSPSGEQLLVYRKTHMFDILGYRESDLFEPGNELSRIIDVNGYRLGVAICFEIRFPEIFRSLALRGADVVVVPAGWYRGPVKEDQIRLLAAARAHENTLFVVVPVLYGDNFTGRSLVADPYGVIRLDAGPGEKVIAAELSKEELEEARRMLPLLRLRRPELYG
- a CDS encoding sulfite exporter TauE/SafE family protein, producing MQELVIVPLIGFVAGFVGTMLGIGGGAIMVPFLTLLGFDIKRVVPASLFAILGTSAGGLRYLLGRGLVDYRLAVILELASTTGALTGVAVFGKLSNKELIAILGFVLVLSGILFLVRQRVVARREKGPGGYTPISLRDKLGRLAAALSASFAAGMFSAMLGIGGGVIKVPILVLVLGLPIHVAVSTSKLMVGITALAGLLGHVATGNVDWLLAVLLLVGTYTGATVSSRVLVRLKARSLYIIAALYYFIMGAYLVIKSRL